The sequence below is a genomic window from Echeneis naucrates chromosome 13, fEcheNa1.1, whole genome shotgun sequence.
TGAAGTTTTCTCAGTattctgtgaaaaatgtgtatAATACAAACGAAGTTCTTTAACTTACAACACTCTTTAGtctaaaattgaaaatgatgtTTCTCTCATCTTGATGTCCAACTTGTATGTTAGACTCTTGAATCTGAACCCAAGACAAACCCGGACCTGAAACCTCagatttaaaggtccagacATTTTAGATCCACTTTCATGAACTGAATAAAAGATGCGTTTGAGAGGGACTGGATTGTTTATGTTTCTCCGGTGGAGATACTGATAATCTGTATAAGGACTGCAGGTTTCATTTGGCATCTGGCAGATTaccaaaatgtttaaaacatggAACATTTATGTTCAAGAGCCTTTTAAAGCATCAGTCACCCCCATCTGTGCGCACTAAGATACAGTGGCTCTGGTCAAAGCGGGCGTCTCGGTACATTCACGCTACGTTTTACATAAAGATGTAATTCATCCTTTGTGAAACAGCAAGTAGAGAAGTGCATATGGCCAACTCTCCAGCTATTATTGCCGTTATGATTGGTCGCCACATGGCGCCAGTCGGCGGGTTGGGAAGAGGGGGAGCCGGTCCCTCAGCGAGCTCTCCAACAAAAGCGAGCCAAGACAGCTGCTCTCTCCACAGTCCACACCATTAGAGATCTGGAACTGGGATCTGGGGGTGGCGAGGTGCCAAAAAATCCTCCACTTCAAAGGTCTGAAACTCTTCCTTTATTTGGGGCACTAGAGTTTAGTGGTGCTTTCTGAGGCAACACGGTGCGTAAAAGAGAGTCCAAAGGCAGGAGAAGTCTTTGCGTCTACCTGGAAGGTGGCTCAGATGCCTGCACGGCCCGTTTTTGGAGCAGACAGAGCTGCTCTATTGTACATGTGATTTGCATGATAACACCACGTACAAAACACGTAGAATAACAGAATAACCAGGCCAGAGGGCTGAGCTCTCTCATTAGACATAAACAAATAGACATTGTGCGCAAAGGACTGAACCAGCACATCCCACCAATACTGATACTGATATCACAGACCAGCATCAATTCACTGGATTAAAGCCTCTTTGTTGTGAAAGATACCTCCATcgaaataaaaataacatgcaCAACTATAAGTTGTCCACAAGTCCTCATCTAAATATGATCGACTCTCGCAGCAGAGCAAGCGACGTGAGAATGCAGTTGCACACAAATCAGAAGTCACAAAACAACGGGCAGAACAAACGAGGCGACACAGGGCAACACCTGTCGCTTTCTTTGGAGAAGGGCCCTTAATTCCCCCTGGCTGATTCAGTTCGGGTCGAGGGGCcgccagcagcagctgccaaCTGAAGGCATCGCGTTACATCCGCCAAACAGCCGGGTAGATCTGCTGAGGACCGGACACAAAGGCaggcagaaagaggaagaggtcGGGCAGAGAGTGTGGAGGAAAAGTTTGGATGGAAGAGATCAGGAAATAGCATGGCAGGGAATTTACAGAAGACAggttataaaatataaatgaaaggACCCCGATCAGAAATCCCTTCTGAGTTATAATAGTTATATTCTAATagatatagaaaaaaaaatatttcggTGATAATGAATTTTAAAGTGCAGCTGAATGGAAGTGCACGCAGCTCATTAGTACCAAtggagggggggtggtggtggtggtggtggtgggggggcagcgGGGTTGCCCCCCCTCTAACAAACCGTCTGATTAAAGCCCGTCCGGCCCTGCCAGGCGCAGACCGGGGCCGGCCGGAGACAAAAGCGGAGGACGCTCATTGGCTCAGGCCGTGTGCGCTCTGTTGTCCCTCCGCAGGAGCAGCTCGGCCCCCATTCACATGCTAATCAGCCCCTATAAATACTAACAACAGCCACTCAGCGCCAGCAGCACGTCTCAATAGGATTGCACAATAAACACAGGGCGCCTCGCCTCGGCTGCgagtttgttgattttttttttttttttttttttttttctcctgtaacCGGTTCCGTTTgccagctgctcctctctgaaGACGCCCGGAGAGGAAGAACCAGCAGCGGGGAGAAGCCACAGCAGCGGCCATCCGACAAAACATGGCTCCCTCGGCTCGGCCCAGCAGCACCGGACTCGGGTTGGAAGAAGATGAGTCCTACTATGGGATCCAGAAAGCGGACAGGAAGGTATAGACACAccggggggggggttgaaggagtgaggaggtggaggtggataCACCTGACAATGACCTGGTTTTTTAAGTTTCCTGCACAAAGAGGGATTTACTGATTCATAAATACCCCTCTAACcttatacccccccccccctcccgtaGTGTcgatttttctctctcttactgAAGTGGGATCTTTGTGCCCCCGCAGATCAGGAAACCTCtggtggagaagaagaggagagctCGCATCAATGAGAGCTTGCAGGAGCTGCGGACTCTGCTGGCGGACTCAGATGTGAGTACTGCACCGGAGGCACGGAGGAgctgaggggtgggggtgggggggcacacATGCACCTGAGAGGAGGTAGACTCAGACTCTGGTTGTTTCCACAGCTTCACTCCAAAATGGAGAACGCAGAGGTGCTGGAGATGACGGTGAAGAAGGTGGAGGACATCCTGAAGAACCGAAGCCAAGGTATGTACACATTTGGTCCAACTGTTCACTCTGAGACAGGAGAGCTGAGCAGGCGATTATTTTACTGGGTCAGGATTCAAAGTGGACTTTAGGTCCTCTTTGACCTCAGTGATCTGTCCAAGAACCAAACAGAACCAACATGTTCACTCTTGTCGTAGCATATCCCTCTATAGGCCACAGGTAACATCCTAATATTATATTTTAGTGATAACTATTCgctgttaaaaatatattttggaaCAAACACAAGATGTTCAGAGGCCAACAGAGTCAGAGACTTTGAACTCTTCGATTGATGAACTAAAAGCTTGCACAACGCCCACTTTGATATTATAATGATGTATCAGCCTGAGGCTTACTGGAAGAAACTACAAACTACAAATGAAACCCATGCAGGGTAAAAACTTGAAGAAGTGAGATTCGGAGCCATCAGTGGTGAGGAGCAAGCATTAAGATGTTATCTTAAAGCACCAACGGACAAAGTTAACGTAAAAGGactcctgtgttgtgtttaaacCGTCACAACTGTAACCAACTAAAAGTTCTTAACGTGTACGACACACTAATGTAGGCTGGACTTTAAAATATGTTGTATGAGTGCGTTATTATTAATGCTGACTAAGTTACGTTTTAACCATGTAGTATGTGTATCCAGTGTTGTGTAGTGTAGTGACTTTTTCCATCGATAGCATTGCATCTTGTTTTaggagatgatgatgaatttcAACTCTCAAATGTTTGTAGTGCAATAAAAACTCCAATATTTCCACCAGAAATGAAGCGCGACAGCACGAAATGCAAAGTTTTCTGTGATTGCGTTGTTGTGGACAGTCGGTGGTTTCacatctttctgtctcctcctgcagAAACAGACGCACTCAACCGAGAAGCCAGTGAGAGGTATGCAGCCGGCTACATCCAGTGCATGCACGAGGTCCacatgtttgtgtccagttGTCCGGGGATCGATGCCACGGTGGCGGCGGAGCTCCTCAACCACCTCCTGGAGTGCATGCCCCTGAATGAGGACCACCTCCAGGACGTGCTGATGGATCTAATCACAGACACTTCTGGGAGCAACGGCAGCACTTGGCACGGAGGCGGCGAGGCGCTCTGCGCGAGCCTGGGCTCTCCGGGGGGAAGGAGCCTGTCCCCGGGCTCGTCCTCGGCCCTCTCCCCGGCGCCTTCCGCCACGTCCAGCGAGGACCTGTGCTCCGACCTGGACGAGACCGACAGCGAGCACAACCAGAGCTCCACAGAGGGCATAGAGAACAGGGAGGCCCTGAGCATGCCCACCTTGACCTATCCCCGGTCCATGTGGAGACCCTGGTAGGTCCACCCTGTGAACAGATCACCTCCCCCTGCGGACAGCTGTCCACGTGCATGGATTTTTCTCCTGGACTCAATAATCAAATGTGTTCAATAAGACACAAAGAGACCGATTACAGTCCTGACAGCAGCTTCGCTCGACCGACATATAAAGCAACCGAGGACTTTGCGTTTGGAGGGACCATGACTGCGGCTTTTCTCTTCACTCCTGACTGGTGCACCGCGTTTACAGTCGTTATCTGGAACcctgggaaatgtaggaaacCACTAATccaagcaggaaaaaaaatatagtgCAAGCTAAAGAAACAGCATTTCATCAGGAAAAGAATCCTTTTGGACATCACGGAAAAATGTGTAAATCTAAGTGTTAAAAAGTGGAGTTCGTCTCATCAGAGGGGCCTCAGTAGTGACACCATGGCTtgtgatcccccccccccccaaaaaaaaaaaaaaaaaaaaaacacctgatgAAACCCAACActtaaaaccaaacaaagggCAGAAAAGGAACAGTTCACGCTTCTTCTTTTGTCAATAACTCTGTATATAGAGGGATTTGTATGAGgaaaaaagctcttttttttttttagaagattGGCAATGCCTCtgattaatataaatatttctatTGTATGTCATAAAGGTGTGTAGTTTATTGGACCAGTAGCCTCTTTCAGAATGACCACTTTATGTTGTGATGatgtttagaaatgttttgCCAGTAATAATGTCTGAATTTGACAAATAAAGTAATGTAACTGTGAAAATCTTTTTCGGTCTGATGTGAATCAGTGCTGCGGATGATTGAAACAGGCAACAGAACAAAACGTGAGAGCTAATATTCAggacttaataataataatcaataatcaccCTGAGCAGAGGTGTCCTCCTGCCGGCGTCCCACCTCCACGCCGCGAGGACGCGCGCGCGCGTGCACAGATGAAAGAGTCGCACCTCGGATACGTCGGGCTGATTCACAAAAGGCTGTTAGATCCTGTCTGGACTGTCTGGACCGGCGGCGGCTCCTTCTTCCTGCTGTAAGATGGAATAATTACCCCCCACACACccaatttaaagaaagaaagaaggaaaaagaatcAAGATAATACGCTTTTCTCTGGTTTCATCACATTTGTGGGACTGTTAGAAAATCGTTAATTGTCTGCTGTCAAATGATTGTGGAGGAATCATAAACACGGccgggtggaggaggaggtggaggaggaggaggaggagggtgatgaAGGTGTGAACGTCGGAGGAAACGCATTGAAATGGGAGCGGAGGAGACAAGCTGATCAAAGCTTCAGCCATTTGACAGAGACGCGTCAAAGCCCGCAGAGTTGAAAAGACACCACAAGAGGATACAAGCGGGCTCGGATTCTTCAAAGGGGCCATCCAGCACAcacctagacacacacacaaacacacaaacacacacacacacacacacacacacatcaagttCTGAGTGAAATCTGCAGCTTCAGAGTAAAACTGATGGCTCCTGTCAGAGCAggatattaaaaatgtgttctaCAACCTGGCAACCCAATTTAACTCCTTTAATCCAAAGCTCCGCTTTCATTTTAACCACGTTGTACTGACTTTAATGTCTAATAATGTTCCAAAAGCAAACTACCAGGCCTGTtggccaccacacacacacacacacacacacacacacacatcctggaGGTTTCcctgattgaaatgatcagttttGGGTAATTATTCCCATCAGCTGTTGCCAAGTTTCACCAGTGCGGGCCCAGAGTTTTAACTTTTCCACGTGACGCGACAGCTGTCTTTTACTGGAacaattacttttttcagtaGCTCTGCCATTGTTTCGGTGCCAAGACCTGCTTCAAACAGAGTAAATCAAATTACAGTCTTTAAAGTGCTTAAACACAGGCCTGGACTCAAACACAGCGCTCATTGTGCAGAGTGGATGTTTAGGTATATGAGAGGAAGCAGGCGGCTGACTGGGTGGGATGTAGGTTTTTAAGGACCACAGGCCAAATTAAATTACAGTCACACCCTCGTCTGTCTGGCCAGCGCAACACAAAAAACGTATTCTTTCCTGAGAGCttatatgcacacatgcacgcacgcacgcacaaacgTATctacatatatgtatacacaAAAACTAGGAGTAATGACTGTGGGAATAGTTCCTGCGTGCCACCACAATCTGCTACCCGGAAATGACATATGACAGACCGACCACATCAGCACATTCAGTTTCAGGAgggaacaaaaagagagaaagagtacAGCATCCAGAtacatcagctgtgtgtttgtgaccgCGCGTATGAATTctgaggttaaaggtcactgAAATGCAACAGTTGGCGTGAGAGAGATTCAACGGCGGAGGCGAGCATATGGCGCTGAAatagatcccccccccccccccccccccccccgctgccATCCCTGACTGCCTCTCAACTGTCTTTGACTGTGAGGGAACAATCGCATTGTATTAaccggcggcagcagcagcaggtcagatcTGCTGCAcgcacaaataaatacacaacgTCACACCCAGAGGACTGACTGGAGTTAGAGCGAAACAAGAGATTTACTGTTACGTTGTTATTAGGAAagtaaaggcttttttttttttttttttgctgtgtggaAACAGTTCAATAACTGACtgtgaaataagaaaataagtgATTTGACGGTTCAGACATCACAGCAAGTGTTATCCAGACAGAGAAGCTCAAACAGTAAGATGCTGTTTATGTCGCTCTAATTTTCAGCTCAGCATTGACAGGACGCTGGATTACAAAGCAGCACTTCATGTTCCTGTGAGTTTTTGTGTCGAAATCAAAGGTCAAATCAATTCCTTTACATTCTTTATCTAGTTCATCCTAATTTTCTGTCTTCAGTTATTTACGGTTTAATGTTTGAACAAGTGCAGAACTCACTTGGCCAAGTGTCCCCCTCGAACcgcttacaaaaacaaaacgtccTGTCTGACGGAGACTCGTGGAGACACGATGGCCTTTGGTCCAGGGCGGAGGGGCCCTGCCAATCCGAGGCATTCACTCCAACACTGAAACATAATGGGACAGTTTCCTTCACAGTCACAAACTGCTGTCATGATATCGGAGCGCTTTGATTCATTTGCATTCTTTTTCACACTTTGTGGCGAATTGTGTTACATCAGAAGTATTTACACTTTTCTGCACTGTGTAAGGAAGCAGGGTTTAACAGAATGGATGGATGTAAATAGAATTAAGTTTTCATTTAGAATGCGACTGCTTCAAGAATTTACGAAGAGAACAGGTGACTTGATGGGTGAAGTGTCCGGCAGAGTCTCCTGAAGTGATGAGCAGGTAAACAAACGAGTCACGCTGGTTATATTTCTGTAGTTTTATATCAACTTTTCTCAAACACAACATAActacaaaaatgcacacaactGTGCTAGTTTAATACACCATAAACTCAGACAGTTGCAAATTTAACAAATTTACATGATCACGCACACAACATCAGCGCTGTATGTATACATCGACAGGTCAGGGTGCTTTCAACAGCCCACCagtgttgcatttaaaatgaaaatgtctcccCCTCGTTGTGAGGCCtcggaggggagggggtggggggcacaaGAGGTCAAAGCACCAGTTCGGAAACGACTGCTGTGCGACTGTCGGCATTCATGACAGTTTATTTCCAAGTTGTGACATCAATAAATGACGTTTTTTTGTTCAGGACAGAGATACCCTGCAGTCGATAAAGGTGGTGACAGGTGCATTCATTCAGCCAGGCAGAGACTTTGTCCTTGTCCACCACGCACCAGAACCACACTGGTATCTAACCTTTCTGTCCGCTGCGCTTTGCCGACTTGCATACAACGTGCTGCGTTCTGCTTAGAGTCACATGACCTGGGATTTATTAGAGGTAGGGTCCGTTCCCAATAAAGCGCAGAAACTCATTCCTTTGTTAAACAGATAAAACACccaggagagaaataaaaacatagaaaaatagaacaataaaaaatgttttgacatgTGAGCAGGAaatactgataaaaaaaaagaaaaaaagaaaatgatgaacaaacaaacaaacccaaatgcTCTTGGTCCAGTCTGTGTTGCGTTCACAAGCCCCAACCCAGCAGTTTCAGCACCATAGTTGTTCCGAGTTCTCATACTGTTTGCATCAAATACAAGAGGATCACAGTTTTTTAAATACTTCATGTCAAATGAAGGCGAGGGGCTGACACAGCTGCTATTACACCACCATTATTTCCTGtgtgaacccccccacccccaaacaaATTTCTTCAGAAGCTGACTGACATGGTCCCCCTTACTTGCTAcaattgtgaaaatgtttttcccaTCAAACTGCAGATTTTGAGGAAACTGTACACAAACCTGCAGAGTGACAGGTGGAACCTGGACGGTGccagcattgttttttttttgttttttttttgttttttttttttgttatatgaTTGAAAAGCAGTTCAGGGAGCGcttgtttctatttttgatgtttgagaaaatgaaatgactgacatatctctaaaaagaaaaaaaaaggaggtaaTGAGATTTTGCATAATGTATAAATCCATAAAATTCTAGTCATTTGtccaaaatgtgacattttggaTTAGAGATGCACCAtcctgacaggaaaaaaaaaaaaaaaattaataactTCATTTACTCAGCTTTCATTTGCAGCCTTGACCTCCCTTTCAGTCTCCTGATGCTGATTGTTTTCTTGCAACAAAAATTATTGTGCAGCCTCAGCAACCGCGATGTCTCCCACCCGTCCTATTTTAATAAATACCCCATAGTGTTACCAACACTTGTAAACTGTCACTATGAGCACTGTGTTTTAGCTGAATGGATTTGGCTTGTGCTTATAAAAACTATGCAATATATATTATctg
It includes:
- the her13 gene encoding hairy-related 13; this encodes MAPSARPSSTGLGLEEDESYYGIQKADRKIRKPLVEKKRRARINESLQELRTLLADSDLHSKMENAEVLEMTVKKVEDILKNRSQETDALNREASERYAAGYIQCMHEVHMFVSSCPGIDATVAAELLNHLLECMPLNEDHLQDVLMDLITDTSGSNGSTWHGGGEALCASLGSPGGRSLSPGSSSALSPAPSATSSEDLCSDLDETDSEHNQSSTEGIENREALSMPTLTYPRSMWRPW